The Corvus hawaiiensis isolate bCorHaw1 chromosome 10, bCorHaw1.pri.cur, whole genome shotgun sequence genome includes a window with the following:
- the LOC125331169 gene encoding serine palmitoyltransferase small subunit B-like, which translates to MDVKRSTPSYLYWLFCQFELITCSYLMEPWEKLLFYSFNLAMAGLLLYTAYVCVAFHLSSAFQLLWSFLGNPRENALSVVK; encoded by the coding sequence ATGGATGTGAAGAGGAGCACCCCGAGCTACCTGTACTGGCTCTTCTGCCAGTTCGAGCTGATCACCTGCAGTTACCtgatggagccctgggagaagcTGCTCTTCTACTCCTTCAACCTGGCCATGGCCGGGCTGCTGCTCTACACTGCCTATGTCTGCGTGGCTTTCCACCTCAGCTCGGccttccagctcctctggagcTTCCTGGGAAACCCACGGGAAAATGCTCTGTCTGTGGTGAAGTAA